A stretch of Triticum aestivum cultivar Chinese Spring chromosome 1D, IWGSC CS RefSeq v2.1, whole genome shotgun sequence DNA encodes these proteins:
- the LOC123181356 gene encoding zinc finger HIT domain-containing protein 2 isoform X1 encodes MRENVTEELKQIQPEDESKRKMLDILRRFHLEEEMESDGEDKSMLSEELIQKAISGDEIKLEDLSDDEIKRFRQALASGELSKMIEPWTPWWKNPSAKSISLSHDGSQLIRQISTDDTTLSDPMTASESIINEIPEGPEYPLPSLKQLTRAEPSPLLTVHLVDILYSYCFTLRLYNGDWQSDPLGASTVALSMSKVMGDGAKPETVSEALTTCIEETCSPAYRHTGGFRFAIGLVDDIVTILSLGGNAVVCALCDFHRLIQAGESILKEDKVGETEKARSFKKLHAAGRKLFFMTCWAHEQPSEAWPSLARIVEVQKAAFEELDSGSGLRKAGRKNNPQSKVLIEEV; translated from the exons ATGCGTGAGAATGTTACGGAGGAGCTTAAGCAAATTCAGCCTGAAGATGAATCAAAAAGGAAGATGCTTGATATACTCAGACGGTTCCACTTGGAAGAAGAAATGGAGTCCGATGGTGAAGATA AGTCAATGTTGTCAGAGGAGCTTATTCAGAAAGCCATCTCTG GTGACGAAATCAAGCTTGAGGACCTCTCTGATGATGAAATCAAACGATTTCGTCAAGCTCTGGCCTCTGGTGAACTCAGCAAGATGATTGAACCATGGACTCCATGGTGGAAAAATCCTTCAGCTAAATCGATCTCTCTTAGTCATGATGGGAGCCAGCTTATCAGACAGATAAGTACAGACGATACTACTCTATCAGATCCAATGACTGCGTCAGAGTCTATCATCAATGAAATACCAGAAGGGCCAGAATATCCTCTCCCATCACTCAAACAGCTAACCAGGGCAGAGCCATCTCCTCTGCTCACTGTTCACTTGGTTGATATTCTCTACAGTTACTGCTTCACGCTTCGCCTCTACAATGGTGACTGGCAGTCTGATCCTTTGGGTGCTTCAACTGTTGCCTTGTCTATGTCGAAAGTCATGGGGGACGGCGCTAAGCCTGAGACAGTATCTGAAGCGCTCACAACATGCATAGAGGAGACATGCTCCCCAGCTTACAGGCACACCGGAGGTTTCAGGTTTGCTATTGGACTTGTGGATGATATCGTCACAATCCTCTCCTTAGGAGGCAATGCAGTGGTCTGTGCATTGTGTGACTTCCACAGGCTCATCCAAGCTGGTGAGAGCATCCTCAAGGAAGACAAAGTGGGCGAGACGGAAAAGGCGCGGAGCTTCAAAAAGCTCCATGCCGCGGGTAGGAAGCTGTTCTTCATGACATGCTGGGCTCATGAACAGCCAAGTGAGGCCTGGCCGTCGTTGGCTCGCATCGTTGAGGTGCAGAAAGCGGCTTTTGAGGAGCTGGACAGTGGAAGCGGACTGAGGAAGGCAGGAAGAAAGAACAACCCGCAGTCCAAGGTTCTTATCGAGGAGGTGTAA
- the LOC123181358 gene encoding uncharacterized protein, producing the protein MNRLDTAPSVPFASGVGQSLNAAARERGMAAALLPETASRLLTPETLRTAAKQSQGIHRVPISLRRAIKRYLRDQDKTHMHRKVLLLSSSFERAKGTGAELAAASTRSALLDDPHAPASAEQRTARWKVQSSYGDIGLRYREDETVAYVASRMPAIYAACHRVLREVRRLSPGFAPKNVLDFGAGPSSALWAMRAVWPKSIERVNLIEPSKEMQRAGQTLLDNLKGLPLIHSYDSIQELNRSIEKHERRHDLVISSYALGEIPSLNDRITIVRQLWDLTKDVLVLLEPGTPQGSKIISQMRSYILWMEKRKCRKSEKSTGAAPSKMKSMVVQEDLLKDGAFVVAPCPHDGRCPLENSDKYCHFVQRLERTSSQRIYKRSKGVPLRGFEDEKFCYVALRRGKRPEEAWPLDGMKFDTLKERHAKRNPEDLIIDYDDQFPSEEDEEAPDGDEDSLVPYASDTQELSLFHESGEEEEEEPIRADLGGGWGRIIYSPIRRGRQVQMDVCRATKRDASEGAFERVVVTQSKNPALHLQARKSLWGDLWPF; encoded by the exons ATGAACCGACTAGACACCGCTCCATCTGTGCCGTTCGCCTCAGGAGTCGGTCAGTCTCTGAACGCCGCCGCGCGAGAGAGAGGCATGGCGGCCGCACTGCTGCCGGAGACGGCGTCACGGCTGCTGACTCCGGAGACCCTCCGAACGGCGGCCAAGCAATCTCAGGGGATCCACCGTGTGCCTATCTCCCTCCGCCGCGCCATCAAGCGCTACCTCCGCG ACCAGGACAAGACGCACATGCACCGAAAGGTGCTGCTGCTTTCGTCCTCCTTCGAGCGCGCAAAGGGCACCGGTGCCGAGCTGGCTGCGGCGTCAACCCGTAGCGCACTCCTCGACGACCCCCATGCGCCTGCGAGTGCCGAGCAGCGGACTGCACGGTGGAAGGTTCAGTCCTCCTACGGAGATATCGGCCTTCGGTACCGTGAGGATGAGACGGTCGCGTATGTCGCCTCCCGCATGCCGGCAATCTACGCCGCATGCCACCGCGTGCTCCGTGAG GTTCGTCGTCTGTCTCCAGGTTTTGCACCTAAGAACGTGTTGGACTTTGGAGCGGGGCCAAGCTCAGCACTTTG GGCAATGAGGGCAGTGTGGCCGAAGTCCATAGAGAGGGTTAATTTGATTGAGCCCTCCAAAGAAATGCAGAGAGCGGGACAGACCCTTCTTGATA ATTTGAAGGGGTTGCCACTTATCCACAGCTATGATAGCATCCAAGAGTTGAACCGCAGCATCGAGAAACATGAGCGACGTCACGACCTTGTAATATCA TCTTACGCACTTGGGGAGATTCCTTCATTGAATGACCGTATAACAATTGTGAGGCAACTTTGGGACCTAACAAAAGATGTTTTG GTTTTGTTAGAGCCTGGAACTCCTCAAGGGTCAAAGATTATAAGCCAAATGCGCTCATATATCCTTTGGATGGAAAAGAGA AAGTGCCGCAAGAGCGAAAAATCTACAGGTGCTGCTCCAAGTAAAATGAAGAGCATGGTTGTTCAAGAAGATTTGCTGAAAGATGGTGCCTTCGTGGTTGCCCCG TGTCCTCATGATGGTCGCTGTCCATTGGAGAATTCagataaatactgccactttgttCAGAGATTGGAGAGGACATCATCACAGCGTATCTACAAG AGGTCAAAAGGTGTGCCTTTGCGTGGTTTTGAGGATGAGAAATTCTGCTATGTTGCTTTAAGAAGGGGCAAGCGACCAGA GGAAGCTTGGCCACTTGATGGAATGAAATTTGATACTCTTAAAGAACGTCATGCGAAGAGAAACCCAGAAGATCTTATCATTGACTATG ACGATCAATTTCCaagtgaggaagatgaagaagctcCTGATGGCGATGAGGACAGTTTGGTCCCATATGCTTCTGATACACAAGAACTAAGTCTATTCCATgagagtggagaggaggaggaagaggaacccatccgtgctgatctTGGAGGAGGCTGGGGCCGGATTATATACAGTCCCATTCGAAGAGGAAGACAAGTGCAGATGGATGTTTGCCGTGCCACCAAACGGGATGCGTCTGAAGGCGCGTTCGAGCGTGTCGTGGTCACACAAAGCAAGAACCCTGCTTTGCATCTTCAGGCCCGGAAGTCGCTTTGGGGTGACCTTTGGCCATTTTAG
- the LOC123181356 gene encoding zinc finger HIT domain-containing protein 2 isoform X2 gives MRENVTEELKQIQPEDESKRKMLDILRRFHLEEEMESDESMLSEELIQKAISGDEIKLEDLSDDEIKRFRQALASGELSKMIEPWTPWWKNPSAKSISLSHDGSQLIRQISTDDTTLSDPMTASESIINEIPEGPEYPLPSLKQLTRAEPSPLLTVHLVDILYSYCFTLRLYNGDWQSDPLGASTVALSMSKVMGDGAKPETVSEALTTCIEETCSPAYRHTGGFRFAIGLVDDIVTILSLGGNAVVCALCDFHRLIQAGESILKEDKVGETEKARSFKKLHAAGRKLFFMTCWAHEQPSEAWPSLARIVEVQKAAFEELDSGSGLRKAGRKNNPQSKVLIEEV, from the exons ATGCGTGAGAATGTTACGGAGGAGCTTAAGCAAATTCAGCCTGAAGATGAATCAAAAAGGAAGATGCTTGATATACTCAGACGGTTCCACTTGGAAGAAGAAATGGAGTCCGATG AGTCAATGTTGTCAGAGGAGCTTATTCAGAAAGCCATCTCTG GTGACGAAATCAAGCTTGAGGACCTCTCTGATGATGAAATCAAACGATTTCGTCAAGCTCTGGCCTCTGGTGAACTCAGCAAGATGATTGAACCATGGACTCCATGGTGGAAAAATCCTTCAGCTAAATCGATCTCTCTTAGTCATGATGGGAGCCAGCTTATCAGACAGATAAGTACAGACGATACTACTCTATCAGATCCAATGACTGCGTCAGAGTCTATCATCAATGAAATACCAGAAGGGCCAGAATATCCTCTCCCATCACTCAAACAGCTAACCAGGGCAGAGCCATCTCCTCTGCTCACTGTTCACTTGGTTGATATTCTCTACAGTTACTGCTTCACGCTTCGCCTCTACAATGGTGACTGGCAGTCTGATCCTTTGGGTGCTTCAACTGTTGCCTTGTCTATGTCGAAAGTCATGGGGGACGGCGCTAAGCCTGAGACAGTATCTGAAGCGCTCACAACATGCATAGAGGAGACATGCTCCCCAGCTTACAGGCACACCGGAGGTTTCAGGTTTGCTATTGGACTTGTGGATGATATCGTCACAATCCTCTCCTTAGGAGGCAATGCAGTGGTCTGTGCATTGTGTGACTTCCACAGGCTCATCCAAGCTGGTGAGAGCATCCTCAAGGAAGACAAAGTGGGCGAGACGGAAAAGGCGCGGAGCTTCAAAAAGCTCCATGCCGCGGGTAGGAAGCTGTTCTTCATGACATGCTGGGCTCATGAACAGCCAAGTGAGGCCTGGCCGTCGTTGGCTCGCATCGTTGAGGTGCAGAAAGCGGCTTTTGAGGAGCTGGACAGTGGAAGCGGACTGAGGAAGGCAGGAAGAAAGAACAACCCGCAGTCCAAGGTTCTTATCGAGGAGGTGTAA